The genomic window CTGTGCCAGCTAGACTCTGATTTCAAAAACGTAATTGAGTTCAGACACGAAAGCTGGTGGAGGGATGAGGTTTATAAGGCTCTCAGAGACAGGGATATCACCTTCTGCTCTGTCAGCTCACCTAAGTTTCCTGAGGTTCTGATCCAAACCTCCGACACAGTCTACATCCGCTTCCACGGGAAAGAGGGCTGGTACAGATATAACTACTCGGAAGAGGAGTTGAAGGAGTGGGCAGAGAGAATAAGGAACTCTTCGGCGAGGGAAGTTTTCGCCTACTTTAACAACGACTACAACGCTTACGCTCCCCATAATTGCCTAAAGCTAGCGGAACTCTTGGATATCAAGCCATACCGGGAGGTATCCTGAAGGGAACGTTCATAAGGGGATTTTCCTCTTCCTGGGGGAAAACAGCATAAACACCAAAGCAGTATTTACCTATCTCAACCACCCTACCAACTTTGACCCCCGAATCATCTAAGATAAGCCCTATCTCCCATTCGGAGAGAACCTCTTCTGGGGGAGGTCCTTTATCCCTCTCTTCCTTCTTCCAGTCTATTACAGCCAGGTAGGCAAAGGGTTTTGCTACCCGCTTTAGCTCTTCCACAAAGGCTTTAGGGTCTTCCAGCTCGTGAAAGGTAAAAGCCATAAAGATAAAATCAACGGAGTTGTCGGGCAGAGGTATCCTGGTCTCCTCCGACTTAAGAACTTCTACGTTCTTTAAACCATCTCTTTCCACCCTCTCCTTAGCTCTCTTTATCATCTCTTCCTGAACATCTATCGCATAGACTTTGCCCTTATCTCCCACGAGCTTAGACAGGTAAGGAAGATAAAATCCTGGTCCGGTACCAACGTCAAGTACAACTAACCCTTCTCTTATACCGAACTCCTTTAAAACCTTCTCTGGGTCAAAGAGCTCAAGCCTTGAAGGGTCCTCAAGTTTATGCACGTTTTCGGGGTTGAATTTGTGAGCCATCTAAACCTCCTGAGATAGAAGGATAGCACCTCTACGCTCAGGCTTCTCTGACCTCAACCATAATATCACCGTAAGGCTCCTCCTGATAGAGTTCCACCTTTCCCTCGTAGTAGAGGTACATGAGAGCCATGAATTGAGGAACGAAGTTCACCCTGTCCAGAAAGGTGAAAAACTCTATCCTCTTACCAACATCCATGTTGCTGAAGAACTCCCACATATCCTTCAGTACATCTTCAAACCTTGATATGTGAAGGGGTATTATCCTTCCCCTCTTCCTCTTTCCGCCACCATTCTTAGAACTCTTCTTAAAGGCTTTCCTGACCTTTTCAAGGTTATCAGCAAGGTTTTCCTCAACCTCCTTGCTCTCCTCTTCAAACATCTCAACTATTTCTTCCAGGGTGTAATCTTTTCTCTCCCTCGGCTTCCTTTCGGGTTTTGGGAAGATAACCTCAACCTTCTTTCTCAGGAGAAAGGAAGCCGCAACGACAGCCCTCGCAGGAACTCTAAGGTCAAGGGTCTCCCTCTTCCTGAGCTCCTCTATGTAAAGGTTGGCAAGTTCAACTATGTCAACCTTCCATGGGTCAAGCTTTCCCTCTTCTATCAACGGAACCACAAGTGCGAAAGGATGGTCCTCTTCAAATACTAAACTCCCCATCTCTACCTCCAGATATTTTATTCGGTTTTCTGGGCATACTTTACAGTTCTGAGCTCCATAACTGCCTCCTCTGGCGCAACGCTCACTATCACGTTTTCCGTTTCAAGCTCAAAACCCCCGAAGACGGAAACACGCGGGAGTATCCTTATGTAGTATCGGTAATCCATGTCCCACGGTGGGGCAGACTGAAGGGTAAGGTTGTAAGGAAAGCTCTCCCCAAAAAAACTTTTTAAGAGCTTTACCGTTTCTCTGACCACTGAGGCTAACTCTTCAAATCTATTCTCAAATACAAAGGAGCTTATCCTCTCTTTGGGAACTATCCATATCTCGTAAGGTGTAATGGGAGCATAGGACATAAGGACGGCGAAGTGCTCTGAAACAAAAAGAACCCTTTCTTGAAGCTGGAGTTCCCTGACAAGAAAATCCCCAAGTATGTCCCTATTCTCCTTCTCGTACTTAGCCTTCTCCTTTAAAAAGCGAGCCGGATAAAAGGGGGTAGCCAGTATCTGAGAGTGAGGGTGGGGTATGGAAGCACCCGCGCTTTTTCCCCTGTTTCGGAACACGGCAACATACTTAACACCCTCTCTGT from Hydrogenivirga caldilitoris includes these protein-coding regions:
- a CDS encoding class I SAM-dependent methyltransferase, translated to MAHKFNPENVHKLEDPSRLELFDPEKVLKEFGIREGLVVLDVGTGPGFYLPYLSKLVGDKGKVYAIDVQEEMIKRAKERVERDGLKNVEVLKSEETRIPLPDNSVDFIFMAFTFHELEDPKAFVEELKRVAKPFAYLAVIDWKKEERDKGPPPEEVLSEWEIGLILDDSGVKVGRVVEIGKYCFGVYAVFPQEEENPLMNVPFRIPPGMA
- a CDS encoding segregation/condensation protein A; translation: MGSLVFEEDHPFALVVPLIEEGKLDPWKVDIVELANLYIEELRKRETLDLRVPARAVVAASFLLRKKVEVIFPKPERKPRERKDYTLEEIVEMFEEESKEVEENLADNLEKVRKAFKKSSKNGGGKRKRGRIIPLHISRFEDVLKDMWEFFSNMDVGKRIEFFTFLDRVNFVPQFMALMYLYYEGKVELYQEEPYGDIMVEVREA
- a CDS encoding galactose-1-phosphate uridylyltransferase, with translation MSFFIREDPLTGDRRIIASVRSRRPHFIKEVVEEEPFQCPFCPGNESLTPKELYLVKGESGWLVRVIPNKFPAIPHMHDVVVDSPGHDDDLDSIGHLDKLLWAYRERLVHYYNREGVKYVAVFRNRGKSAGASIPHPHSQILATPFYPARFLKEKAKYEKENRDILGDFLVRELQLQERVLFVSEHFAVLMSYAPITPYEIWIVPKERISSFVFENRFEELASVVRETVKLLKSFFGESFPYNLTLQSAPPWDMDYRYYIRILPRVSVFGGFELETENVIVSVAPEEAVMELRTVKYAQKTE